In one Watersipora subatra chromosome 6, tzWatSuba1.1, whole genome shotgun sequence genomic region, the following are encoded:
- the LOC137398664 gene encoding uncharacterized protein, translating into MSNPFKSTATIIQCGFCQRYNEAMSEPTMLPCAHVHCKGCIASAVRTDNKIRCPLTGCGAEIRMPTIANLQASKKPVGAVDCDACTLKGDDDYPAIEFCNSCDKKYCKTHREWHQSFFPSHSCIDIEKHLAEVERSMKVKCSAHNEEPAGLGCKRCLMLICMKCVPNLSGCPDGTSHKLVAIEELIVLMNKQIENVKEKVEEKDNKCEALVKLTTSTIVAYEKETDNLVKRIHVTRDDQMDALTSAYKQLEEDLLKKRKTAVIQMRDYVNGALATQSSNLKSELETLGESYKKTAKCDIVPAFRRTRNAMVKLTQQVIPGLAIDSVIGLQAKGKCRSVELAIAVTEGGVAIDSEEGIKAVERVMPRYLTHLKTVHLSKFPLSVSRCKGITYVSLLNSSEVLKIESDYNFCPTNLKFPSNVEAITHHKQLSYTLLTGPPRQVFVHDLSQKFITKWQHIDTDNQYTGVVVTGQHVVVPDRVNKMLAIHPLSGGPTRGITCPISSDYISLAAMGQNRVVVSDFGSSRVFCINVTTGQTLWTSRSVRLPEGVTCYGDEYVLVAGQGNTKIKVLDAGTGEVKSEISHDAISGGSGYHVFDMTVDGDTLVVANYSTCSLLFYKLNK; encoded by the exons ATGTCGAATCCTTTCAAGAGCACAGCAACAATTATCCAATGTGGATTCTGTCAGAGATATAATGAGGCAATGTCAGAGCCAACAATGCTGCCATGTGCTCACGTACACTGCAAAGGTTGCATAGCATCTGCTGTCAGGACTGACAATAAAATCAGGTGCCCTTTGACAGGCTGTGG CGCTGAAATACGGATGCCTACAATAGCCAACCTTCAAGCTTCAAAGAAACCAGTGGGTGCAGTAGACTGCGACGCATGCACTCTAAAGGGTGATGATGATTACCCAGCCATCGAGTTCTGCAACAGCTGTGACAAGAAGTACTGCAAAACTCACCGCGAG TGGCACCAATCCTTCTTCCCGAGCCATAGCTGTATTGATATAGAGAAACACCTCGCAGAAGTGGAGAGGAGCATGAAAGTAAAGTGTAGCGCACACAACGAGGAGCCAGCCGGCCTCGGGTGTAAAAGATGCCTCATGTTGATATGCATGAAGTGCGTCCCTAACTTGTCTGGATGCCCTGATG GGACATCTCACAAACTTGTTGCCATCGAAGAGCTCATCGTTCTTATGAACAAACAGATAGAAAACGTAAAAGAAAAGGTGGAAGAGAAAGACAATAAGTGTGAGGCTTTGGTAAAGCTGACTACCTCCACAATTGTAGCCTATGAGAAGGAAACAGATAATCTAGTAAAGAGGATTCATGTAACTAGGGATGATCAG ATGGATGCCCTCACCTCGGCATACAAGCAGCTTGAAGAAGACCTACTGAAGAAAAGAAAAACTGCAGTAATTCAGATGAGAGATTACGTGAATGGAGCTCTCGCCACACAGAGTTCCAACTTGAAATCTGAGCTGGAAACTTTGGGAGAAAGCTACAAAAAGACAGCAAAA TGTGACATTGTGCCCGCCTTTAGGAGAACTCGGAATGCTATGGTTAAACTCACGCAGCAGGTGATTCCTGGTCTGGCTATAGACTCAGTAATTGGACTGCAAGCTAAAG GGAAATGCCGGAGTGTTGAGCTTGCGATCGCTGTCACAGAGGGTGGAGTTGCGATAGATAGTGAGGAAGGTATAAAAGCTGTAGAGCGGGTGATGCCGAGATATCTGACGCATCTAAAAACTGTTCATCTGTCAAAATTTCCACTTTCTGTCAGTCGCTGTAAAGGAATAACCTATGTCAGCCTTTTAAACTCTAGCGAAGTCCTAAAAATTGAATCCGATTACAATTTCTGTCCAACTAATCTAAAGTTCCCTTCAAATGTGGAGGCCATAACGCACCACAAACAACTTTCTTACACTCTTCTAACTGGACCTCCTCGTCAAGTTTTTGTTCATGATCTTTCGCAAAAGTTTATAACAAAATGGCAGCATATCGATACAGACAATCAGTATACAGGAGTTGTTGTTACCGGGCAGCACGTCGTCGTGCCGGACCGTGTCAACAAGATGCTAGCGATCCATCCTCTGTCTGGAGGCCCAACTAGAGGAATAACCTGTCCCATCAGTTCAGACTACATATCGCTCGCCGCCATGGGTCAAAATCGTGTGGTCGTATCAGACTTTGGCTCATCCAGAGTCTTTTGTATAAATGTAACCACTGGGCAGACATTGTGGACCTCACGCAGTGTCCGTTTGCCGGAGGGTGTCACTTGCTATGGAGATGAGTATGTCCTGGTTGCAGGTCAAGGAAATACCAAAATAAAAGTACTGGATGCAGGCACAG GTGAGGTCAAGTCTGAAATATCTCATGACGCTATTTCGGGAGGAAGTGGTTATCACGTTTTTGACATGACCGTCGATGGTGACACTCTTGTAGTGGCGAACTATAGCACATGCTCTCTTCTTTTCTACAAACTCAACAAGTGA